One Stenotrophomonas sp. SAU14A_NAIMI4_5 DNA segment encodes these proteins:
- a CDS encoding LLM class flavin-dependent oxidoreductase has product MSTPPRHIPFGIMLQGPGSHMHAWKHPSNPTDASVNLQFYIDIARTAEDNGIAFGFVADGLYINEKSIPHFLNRFEPISLLSALATATKKIGLAGTLSTSYSDPFTVARQFASLDLLSGGRAGWNVVTSPLEGSGRNYGRPHPEHALRYQIADEYLDVVQGLWDSWDDDAFVRERDSGTFFAPEKFRRLDHKGKFFQVEGPLNIQRSPQGQPVIFQAGSSDDGIALAGKYADAVFTHSPSLEETRAFTQKVKNSAIAHGRSGNDVKIFPGIGPIVGHTAAEAEAKYQAIAALASLDDALAYLGRFFDHHDFSQYDPDAPFPELGDIGSNSFRSTTDRIKQDAREQGLTLRQVALQAVSPRPNFIGTPQHVADELIRWFDAGASDGFILGFAAQREGLDDFVKLVLPILQARGYHQRELQGQTLRDHLGLPRKASRHATDAEPARKVG; this is encoded by the coding sequence ATGAGCACCCCTCCGCGCCACATTCCGTTCGGCATCATGCTGCAGGGCCCCGGCAGCCACATGCATGCCTGGAAGCATCCCTCGAACCCGACCGACGCCAGCGTCAACCTGCAGTTCTACATCGACATCGCGCGCACCGCCGAGGACAACGGCATCGCCTTCGGCTTCGTTGCCGATGGCCTGTACATCAACGAGAAGTCGATCCCGCACTTCCTCAACCGCTTCGAGCCGATTTCGCTGCTGTCCGCGCTGGCGACCGCGACGAAGAAGATCGGCCTCGCCGGCACGCTGTCGACCTCGTACAGCGATCCGTTCACCGTCGCCCGCCAGTTCGCCTCCCTGGATCTGCTAAGCGGTGGCCGCGCCGGCTGGAACGTGGTGACCTCGCCACTGGAAGGCTCGGGCCGCAACTACGGCCGCCCGCACCCGGAGCATGCGCTGCGCTACCAGATTGCCGATGAGTACCTGGACGTGGTGCAGGGCCTGTGGGATTCGTGGGATGACGATGCCTTCGTGCGTGAGCGCGACAGCGGCACCTTCTTCGCGCCGGAGAAATTCCGCCGCCTGGACCACAAGGGAAAGTTCTTCCAGGTGGAAGGCCCGTTGAACATCCAGCGCTCGCCGCAGGGGCAGCCGGTGATCTTCCAGGCAGGTTCGTCCGATGATGGCATCGCGCTGGCCGGCAAGTACGCCGATGCGGTGTTCACCCATTCGCCTTCGCTGGAAGAGACGCGTGCGTTTACCCAGAAGGTGAAGAATTCGGCCATCGCCCATGGCCGCAGCGGCAACGACGTGAAGATCTTCCCCGGCATCGGCCCCATCGTTGGTCATACGGCGGCCGAGGCCGAGGCCAAGTACCAGGCCATTGCCGCGCTGGCCAGCCTGGACGATGCGCTGGCCTATCTGGGGCGCTTCTTCGACCACCATGATTTCAGCCAGTACGACCCGGATGCGCCGTTCCCTGAGCTGGGCGACATCGGCAGCAACTCGTTCCGCTCCACCACCGACCGCATCAAGCAGGACGCCCGCGAGCAGGGCCTGACCCTGCGCCAGGTGGCGCTGCAGGCGGTCAGCCCGCGGCCGAACTTCATCGGCACGCCGCAGCACGTGGCCGACGAACTGATCCGCTGGTTCGATGCCGGTGCCAGCGATGGCTTCATCCTGGGTTTTGCCGCGCAGCGCGAGGGCCTGGATGATTTCGTGAAGCTGGTGCTGCCGATTCTTCAGGCGCGTGGCTACCACCAGCGCGAGCTGCAGGGGCAGACCCTGCGCGACCATCTGGGCCTGCCGCGCAAGGCCAGCCGCCATGCGACCGACGCCGAGCCGGCGCGGAAGGTGGGGTAG
- a CDS encoding M20 aminoacylase family protein, which yields MSGELPVAPGHARRHDETIGVLPQIAARAEEAIALRHDLHRHPELAFEEHRTSARVAELLQEWGYAVTTGVGGTGVVGTLQRGQGSRRLGLRADIDALPIQEASGLAYASQNEGLMHACGHDGHTAILLSAAHYLAHHGRIDGTLQLVFQPAEETGSGASKMIEDGLFERFPVDAIYGLHNWPGVPVGHFGFVDGPAMASVDWARLKVIGKGGHGAEPQGSVDPILVAAHIITALQSVVSRNVDPRQMGVVTVGSIHGGQAANVIPDVVELKLTVRAYLPEVRDTLRRRVTDIAEQTAAAFGARAEIEFPRGFPSVINHPQETAYIREVARQGFGEAQVVRAFAPRTASEDFAFLLQARPGSFVFVGNGDSAPLHSPRYVFNDAAIAPAASLWARLAEHYLVEDAA from the coding sequence ATGAGCGGAGAACTGCCGGTCGCCCCGGGCCACGCCCGCCGACACGATGAAACGATCGGTGTGCTGCCGCAGATCGCAGCACGCGCCGAAGAAGCCATCGCCCTGCGCCACGATCTGCACCGCCACCCCGAACTGGCGTTCGAGGAACATCGCACCAGCGCCCGCGTGGCCGAGCTGCTGCAGGAGTGGGGCTATGCGGTGACCACGGGCGTCGGTGGCACTGGCGTGGTGGGCACGCTGCAGCGTGGGCAGGGCAGTCGCCGGCTGGGCCTGCGCGCGGACATCGACGCACTGCCGATCCAGGAGGCGTCCGGCCTGGCCTATGCCAGCCAGAACGAAGGCCTGATGCACGCCTGCGGGCATGATGGCCACACCGCCATCCTGCTTTCGGCGGCGCACTACCTGGCCCATCACGGGCGCATCGATGGCACCCTGCAGCTTGTGTTCCAGCCGGCCGAAGAGACCGGTTCGGGTGCCTCGAAGATGATCGAGGACGGCCTGTTCGAGCGCTTCCCGGTGGATGCCATCTACGGCCTGCACAACTGGCCGGGCGTGCCGGTGGGGCACTTCGGCTTCGTCGATGGGCCGGCGATGGCATCGGTGGACTGGGCGCGGCTGAAGGTGATCGGCAAGGGCGGCCATGGCGCAGAGCCGCAGGGCAGCGTCGACCCGATCCTGGTGGCCGCGCACATCATCACTGCGCTGCAGAGCGTGGTCTCGCGCAACGTGGACCCGCGGCAGATGGGCGTGGTCACCGTGGGCTCGATCCACGGCGGGCAGGCGGCCAACGTGATTCCCGACGTGGTGGAGCTGAAGCTGACCGTGCGCGCCTACCTGCCGGAAGTGCGCGACACCCTGCGCCGCCGGGTCACCGACATTGCCGAGCAGACCGCCGCTGCGTTTGGTGCGCGTGCCGAGATCGAATTCCCGCGCGGCTTCCCCAGCGTCATCAATCATCCGCAGGAGACCGCCTACATCCGCGAGGTCGCGCGGCAGGGCTTTGGTGAGGCGCAGGTGGTGCGGGCGTTCGCGCCGCGTACGGCCAGCGAGGACTTCGCCTTCCTGCTGCAGGCGCGGCCCGGCAGTTTTGTCTTCGTCGGCAACGGCGACAGCGCGCCGCTGCACAGCCCGCGCTACGTGTTCAACGACGCAGCCATCGCCCCGGCGGCCAGCCTGTGGGCGCGCCTGGCCGAGCATTATCTGGTGGAGGACGCGGCATGA
- a CDS encoding GNAT family N-acetyltransferase — protein sequence MSVQFDNERFLYTSVDDPLARPLFDGLEQEYDRRYADVRGRVGGSAREELQRYPAQAFAAPVGAFVLLLRDGVAISGGAFMPHRDADTAEFKRIWTLPGLRRQGIARRVLQELEDQAARQGYRRVFLTTGFRQPEAVGLYLSHGYTALFDLQADPASIAHLPFEKHLHASAPLPAASAALLHGAHA from the coding sequence ATGAGCGTGCAGTTCGACAACGAGCGCTTCCTTTACACCTCGGTGGATGATCCACTGGCGCGGCCGCTGTTCGATGGCCTGGAGCAGGAGTACGACAGGCGCTACGCCGATGTGCGCGGACGCGTCGGCGGGAGTGCACGCGAGGAGCTGCAGCGCTACCCGGCGCAGGCGTTTGCCGCACCGGTGGGGGCCTTCGTGCTTCTGCTGCGCGATGGCGTCGCCATCTCCGGCGGCGCCTTCATGCCGCACCGCGACGCGGACACCGCCGAGTTCAAGCGGATCTGGACGCTGCCCGGTCTGCGCCGCCAGGGCATTGCCCGTCGCGTGCTGCAGGAGCTGGAAGACCAAGCCGCACGCCAGGGCTATCGCCGCGTGTTCCTGACCACTGGCTTCCGCCAGCCCGAGGCGGTGGGCCTGTACCTCAGCCATGGCTACACCGCGCTGTTCGATCTGCAGGCGGACCCGGCGTCCATCGCCCATCTGCCATTCGAGAAACACCTGCACGCGTCGGCGCCGTTGCCGGCGGCCAGTGCTGCACTGCTGCACGGAGCCCATGCATGA
- a CDS encoding amino acid ABC transporter permease/ATP-binding protein — protein sequence MSTPSTALEGIAARPANVPAPALKIVPARHPLQTVGTVLALALILIGLQSVLGNPRWGWGTFAEWFFARPVLEGLGRTLLLTALGTGLGFALGTLLALARVSGSPLLSAVSWGYVWLFRSIPLLVLLLLLNNLGYLYSTIELGVPFTGISLFSYPTTQLIGVFTAAVLGLTLNQAAFSAEVIRGGILSVDHGQYEAAAALGLPRGRQVRRIILPQAMRSILPAAFNDVIGLAKSTSVVYVLALPELFYTVQVIYRRNLEVVPLLMVATVWYLVILTVLSLLQRRVEQRFARGQLQRERSISRVSSPVRPAAQGEPRVASRPRVAAQVEPGQGAAVALHGVGKVFGEQTVLEDVNLELRAGSVTVLIGPSGAGKSTLLRLINHLERADGGYVTVGGQLIGYRRDGDTLYELPEREIRRRRAEVGMVFQGFNLFPHLTALENIIEAPIAVRGLPRAQAEQQARDLLQRVGLADKADAFPRQLSGGQQQRIAIARALALQPKVLLFDEPTSALDPELVAEVLSVIEELASSGTTLVIVTHELSFARRVADTVVMMDQGRVIEQGSPEALFERPRQQRTADFLAKTL from the coding sequence ATGAGCACGCCGTCCACCGCGCTGGAGGGCATCGCCGCGCGCCCAGCAAACGTGCCCGCGCCCGCCTTGAAGATCGTACCGGCGCGGCATCCGCTGCAGACCGTCGGTACGGTCCTCGCGCTGGCGCTGATCCTGATCGGGCTGCAGTCGGTGCTGGGCAACCCGCGCTGGGGCTGGGGCACGTTTGCCGAATGGTTCTTCGCGCGCCCGGTGCTGGAAGGGCTGGGCCGCACCCTGCTGCTGACCGCGCTGGGCACCGGCCTGGGCTTCGCGCTCGGCACGCTGCTGGCCTTGGCCCGCGTCTCCGGCTCGCCGCTGCTGTCGGCGGTGTCATGGGGGTACGTGTGGCTGTTCCGTTCGATTCCGTTGCTGGTGCTGTTGCTGCTGCTGAACAACCTCGGCTACCTCTACAGCACCATCGAACTGGGCGTGCCGTTCACCGGCATCAGCCTGTTCTCGTACCCGACCACGCAGCTGATCGGTGTGTTCACCGCGGCGGTGCTGGGCCTGACGTTGAACCAGGCGGCGTTCTCGGCCGAAGTGATCCGTGGCGGTATCCTCTCGGTCGACCATGGGCAGTACGAAGCCGCCGCGGCGCTGGGCCTGCCGCGCGGTCGCCAGGTACGCCGCATCATCCTGCCGCAGGCAATGCGCTCGATCCTGCCGGCGGCCTTCAACGATGTGATCGGGCTGGCCAAGAGCACCTCGGTGGTCTACGTGCTGGCACTGCCGGAGCTGTTCTACACCGTGCAGGTGATCTACCGGCGCAACCTGGAGGTGGTGCCGCTGCTGATGGTGGCCACGGTCTGGTACCTGGTCATTCTCACCGTGCTGTCGCTGCTGCAGCGGCGGGTGGAGCAGCGTTTCGCGCGTGGCCAGCTGCAGCGCGAGCGCAGCATCTCGCGGGTGTCCTCACCGGTAAGGCCCGCAGCGCAGGGGGAACCGCGCGTGGCCAGCCGACCGCGTGTCGCGGCCCAGGTCGAGCCCGGGCAGGGCGCCGCGGTGGCGCTGCACGGTGTCGGCAAGGTGTTCGGCGAACAGACGGTGCTGGAGGATGTGAACCTTGAGCTGCGCGCCGGCAGCGTGACCGTGCTGATTGGTCCTTCGGGCGCGGGCAAGTCGACCCTGCTGCGGTTGATCAACCATCTCGAGCGCGCCGACGGTGGCTATGTGACCGTGGGCGGGCAGCTGATCGGCTACCGCCGCGACGGGGACACGCTGTACGAGCTGCCCGAGCGCGAGATCCGCCGCCGACGTGCCGAGGTCGGCATGGTGTTCCAGGGCTTCAACCTGTTCCCGCACCTGACCGCGCTGGAAAACATCATCGAGGCGCCGATCGCCGTGCGTGGCCTGCCGCGTGCGCAGGCTGAACAGCAGGCGCGCGACCTGCTGCAGCGTGTCGGCCTGGCCGACAAGGCCGATGCCTTCCCGCGGCAGCTGTCTGGTGGCCAGCAGCAGCGCATTGCCATTGCCCGTGCACTGGCGCTGCAGCCGAAGGTGCTGCTGTTTGACGAGCCGACCTCGGCGCTGGACCCGGAACTGGTGGCCGAAGTACTGAGCGTGATCGAGGAGCTGGCCAGCTCCGGCACCACCCTTGTGATCGTCACCCACGAACTGAGCTTCGCCCGGCGCGTGGCCGACACCGTGGTGATGATGGACCAGGGGCGGGTGATCGAGCAGGGCAGCCCCGAGGCGCTGTTCGAGCGCCCACGCCAGCAACGCACGGCCGATTTTCTGGCCAAGACCCTGTAA
- a CDS encoding ABC transporter substrate-binding protein has protein sequence MRPAASRRPSRSTLLIGAVLVIGIAGIVYSRVRAPADAPAASVTLAGADAPALTGTPDPKAQALIPAGYRFVTPGVLTVATHPAQLPLADYGADSKQVVGVEPDIAKLIADGLGLKLVLVPVAWPDWPLGLESGKYDAVLSNVTVTEERKKKFDFSSYRFDLLGIYTRTDGPIQKIEKPADVAGLKVVVGASTNQDQILRHWDQQNIAAGLKPVEYQYFDDAVVGRLAVITGRADVSFEPNATGAYSARDGKVRRVGLFPGGWPDAAAISATTRKGSGLADAITAALNTQIRSGTYAQALARWNLAEEAVPQSQTNPPGLPDL, from the coding sequence ATGAGGCCTGCAGCATCCCGCCGCCCCTCGCGCAGCACCCTGTTGATCGGCGCTGTGCTGGTCATCGGCATCGCCGGCATCGTTTACTCCCGCGTGCGCGCGCCCGCTGATGCGCCTGCCGCCAGTGTGACCCTGGCCGGTGCCGATGCGCCTGCGCTGACCGGCACGCCTGACCCGAAGGCGCAGGCGCTGATTCCGGCTGGCTATCGTTTCGTGACCCCCGGTGTGCTGACCGTGGCAACCCATCCGGCGCAGCTGCCGCTGGCCGACTACGGTGCCGACAGCAAGCAGGTGGTGGGGGTCGAGCCGGACATCGCCAAGCTGATCGCCGATGGCCTGGGCTTGAAGCTGGTGCTGGTGCCGGTGGCATGGCCTGACTGGCCGCTGGGACTGGAATCCGGCAAGTACGATGCGGTGCTGTCCAACGTGACGGTGACCGAGGAGCGCAAGAAGAAGTTCGACTTCTCCAGCTACCGGTTCGACCTGCTGGGCATCTACACCCGCACCGACGGGCCGATCCAGAAGATCGAGAAGCCGGCCGACGTGGCCGGGCTGAAGGTGGTGGTGGGCGCGAGCACCAACCAGGACCAGATCCTGCGCCACTGGGACCAGCAGAACATCGCCGCCGGCCTGAAGCCGGTGGAGTACCAGTACTTCGACGATGCGGTGGTGGGGCGGCTGGCGGTGATCACCGGGCGTGCCGATGTGTCGTTCGAGCCGAACGCTACGGGCGCCTATTCGGCGCGCGATGGCAAGGTGCGCCGGGTCGGTCTGTTCCCCGGCGGCTGGCCGGATGCGGCGGCGATTTCGGCAACTACCCGCAAGGGCAGCGGCCTGGCCGACGCCATCACCGCAGCATTGAACACGCAGATCCGCAGCGGCACATATGCGCAGGCCCTGGCGCGTTGGAACCTGGCCGAAGAGGCCGTGCCGCAGTCGCAGACCAATCCGCCGGGCTTGCCGGATCTGTGA
- a CDS encoding LysR substrate-binding domain-containing protein, translated as MDNILRRIDLNLLVTLQALLEEQNVTRAAERLHLAQPTVSIQLARLRDLFDDPLLLPGSRGMRCTARAEALREPLAEALEAVRRTVAPVQAFDPARAQQTWRIMASDFGESTVVLPALPGIRDAAPGTRLAVVSLAPAQMVAQGERGEIDLAIHIASEAPPSLHQRPLFQERYVLAGRRDHPKLKRRPTLKQFCALQHAIVSPDGGGFHGNTDSALAHVGARREVVLSVPHFLFLRSALLRTDLVAMMPSRLVEADPALKAVEAPIDVPGFEMMLFWHERVHRDPAHRWLRERLAAL; from the coding sequence ATGGACAATATCCTGCGTCGCATCGACCTCAACCTGCTGGTGACCCTGCAGGCGCTACTGGAAGAACAGAACGTGACCCGCGCGGCCGAACGCCTGCACCTGGCCCAGCCCACCGTCAGCATCCAGCTGGCGCGGCTGCGTGACTTGTTTGATGACCCGCTGCTGCTGCCGGGTTCGCGCGGCATGCGCTGTACGGCCCGCGCCGAGGCGCTGCGCGAGCCGCTGGCCGAAGCACTGGAAGCGGTCCGGCGCACCGTCGCGCCGGTGCAGGCGTTCGATCCTGCCCGTGCACAGCAGACCTGGCGGATCATGGCGTCGGACTTTGGCGAATCCACCGTGGTGCTGCCTGCACTCCCAGGCATCCGCGATGCCGCGCCGGGCACACGCCTGGCGGTGGTCAGCCTGGCGCCGGCGCAGATGGTGGCGCAGGGCGAGCGTGGTGAGATCGACCTTGCCATCCACATCGCGTCTGAAGCGCCGCCGTCACTGCATCAGCGTCCGCTGTTCCAGGAGCGCTATGTACTGGCCGGCCGGCGCGACCATCCGAAATTGAAGCGGCGGCCGACGCTGAAGCAGTTCTGCGCGTTGCAGCACGCGATCGTGTCCCCCGATGGCGGCGGCTTCCACGGCAACACGGACAGCGCGCTGGCGCATGTCGGCGCCCGCCGCGAGGTCGTGCTGTCGGTGCCGCACTTCCTGTTCCTGCGCAGTGCCCTGCTACGCACCGACCTGGTCGCGATGATGCCTTCGCGCCTGGTGGAGGCTGACCCTGCGTTGAAGGCGGTGGAGGCACCGATCGACGTGCCGGGATTCGAGATGATGCTGTTCTGGCACGAGCGTGTGCATCGCGATCCCGCGCATCGATGGCTGCGGGAGCGTCTGGCAGCCCTGTAG
- a CDS encoding NAD(P)H-dependent oxidoreductase, which produces MNVLLVYAHPEPTSLNGTLKDFAVQRLQAAGHTVQVSDLYAMRWKAPIDGDDHPGRDPQRPFHASLDSREAYANGRQSDDISAEQDKLRWADTVILQFPLWWFSMPAILKGWIDRVYAYGFAYGVGEHSDHHWGDRYGEGVMAGKRAMLVVTTGGWESHYAARGINGPIDDLLFPIQHGILFYPGFDVLPPHVIYRSSKVGKQNVADVLEGLGRRLDGLATDAVIPYRRQNAGDYLFPSLELRPGLAEGAEGLGIHQQG; this is translated from the coding sequence ATGAACGTTCTGCTTGTCTACGCCCATCCCGAACCCACCTCGCTCAACGGCACGCTGAAGGACTTCGCCGTGCAGCGCCTGCAGGCGGCAGGACATACCGTGCAGGTGTCAGACCTGTACGCCATGCGCTGGAAGGCGCCGATCGATGGCGATGACCATCCGGGGCGCGATCCGCAGCGCCCTTTCCATGCTTCGCTGGATTCGCGCGAGGCCTATGCCAATGGCCGCCAGAGTGACGACATTTCCGCCGAACAGGACAAGCTGCGCTGGGCCGACACGGTCATCCTGCAGTTCCCGTTGTGGTGGTTCTCGATGCCGGCGATCCTCAAGGGCTGGATCGACCGGGTCTACGCCTATGGCTTCGCCTATGGCGTGGGTGAGCATTCGGACCACCATTGGGGCGATCGCTATGGCGAGGGCGTGATGGCCGGCAAGCGCGCGATGCTGGTGGTGACCACCGGTGGCTGGGAGTCGCACTACGCCGCCCGCGGCATCAACGGTCCGATCGATGATCTGCTGTTCCCGATCCAGCACGGGATCCTGTTCTATCCCGGTTTCGATGTGTTGCCGCCCCACGTGATCTACCGCAGCAGCAAGGTGGGCAAGCAGAACGTGGCGGACGTGCTGGAAGGGCTGGGCAGGCGATTGGATGGCCTGGCCACTGACGCGGTGATTCCGTACCGCCGGCAGAACGCAGGGGACTACCTGTTTCCTTCGCTGGAACTGCGGCCGGGTCTGGCAGAAGGAGCCGAGGGTCTTGGGATTCACCAGCAAGGGTGA
- a CDS encoding MBL fold metallo-hydrolase has protein sequence MKRLLLILLIGTLAVTAYTFCKSWSLPDFPDSPQYRDGRFQNVLPKPAMGLRAGVELWWTFLFNRPKGTVPTDPIPVQALDRATLDAAPDRTLFRLGHSTILLKLRGQYWLTDPVFSERASPVQWMGPARFHAPPISIEDLPPIAGVILSHNHYDHLDHAAVMQLAGKTARFIAPLGVGDQLIAWGVDAAKVEQLDWWQSTEANGLRLTATPGQHFSGRGLGDSDRSLWASWVIQDGDFRVFFSGDTGYFDGFKAIGEKYGPFDLTMIETGAYDKRWAFVHMQPEETLQAHLDLRGKWLLPIHNGTFDLALHAWQQPFERITALAAAKNVPVATPIMGQALDMQAPVAGTRWWETAKL, from the coding sequence ATGAAGCGCCTGCTCCTCATCCTCCTGATCGGAACCCTTGCCGTGACCGCCTATACCTTCTGCAAGTCGTGGTCCCTGCCCGACTTCCCTGATTCTCCGCAGTACCGTGATGGCCGGTTCCAGAATGTCCTGCCGAAACCGGCGATGGGCCTGCGTGCGGGCGTCGAGCTGTGGTGGACCTTCCTGTTCAACCGGCCCAAGGGCACCGTGCCGACCGACCCGATCCCGGTGCAGGCGCTGGACCGTGCCACCTTGGACGCCGCACCGGACCGCACCCTGTTCCGGCTTGGCCACTCCACGATCCTGCTGAAGCTGCGCGGCCAGTACTGGCTGACCGACCCGGTGTTCTCCGAGCGTGCCTCGCCGGTGCAGTGGATGGGCCCGGCACGCTTCCACGCACCGCCGATCAGCATTGAAGACCTGCCGCCGATCGCAGGCGTGATCCTCTCGCACAACCATTACGACCATCTGGACCATGCCGCGGTGATGCAGCTGGCCGGCAAGACCGCGCGCTTCATCGCGCCGCTGGGCGTGGGCGACCAGTTGATTGCCTGGGGCGTGGATGCGGCAAAGGTCGAGCAGCTGGACTGGTGGCAGTCGACCGAGGCCAACGGACTGCGCCTGACCGCAACGCCGGGTCAACACTTCTCCGGCCGCGGCCTCGGTGACAGCGATCGCAGCCTGTGGGCCTCGTGGGTGATCCAGGACGGCGATTTCCGCGTCTTCTTCAGCGGCGACACCGGCTATTTCGACGGCTTCAAGGCCATCGGCGAGAAGTACGGCCCGTTCGACCTGACCATGATCGAGACCGGCGCCTACGACAAACGCTGGGCCTTCGTGCACATGCAGCCCGAGGAGACCCTGCAGGCGCACCTCGACCTGCGCGGCAAGTGGCTGCTGCCGATCCACAACGGCACCTTCGACCTGGCCCTCCACGCATGGCAGCAGCCGTTCGAGCGGATCACCGCGCTGGCGGCGGCGAAGAACGTGCCCGTGGCTACGCCGATCATGGGCCAGGCGCTGGACATGCAGGCGCCTGTGGCGGGTACGCGATGGTGGGAGACGGCGAAGCTGTAA
- a CDS encoding TetR/AcrR family transcriptional regulator, whose protein sequence is MSRAPQRLTDRKREAIVRAAVEEFRSAGYEATSMDRIAAAAGVSKRTVYNHFPSKEELFGHILEELWESSMAAVVLPYRADQPLDVQLLQLLGQKLDLLGDANFIDLARVAMAEIIHSPERAQAIVCRMGEKEGGVSAWIRAAIADGRLREVDPEFADHQLQGLVKGFAFWPQVTMGQPPLGPVERRKVAESAVAMFLGFYAR, encoded by the coding sequence ATGTCCCGTGCCCCGCAACGCCTGACCGACCGCAAACGCGAAGCCATCGTGCGCGCGGCCGTGGAGGAGTTCCGCAGCGCCGGCTACGAGGCGACCAGCATGGACCGCATCGCCGCGGCGGCCGGCGTGTCCAAGCGCACGGTCTACAACCATTTCCCCAGCAAGGAAGAGCTGTTCGGCCACATCCTCGAAGAGCTGTGGGAAAGCAGCATGGCCGCCGTGGTGCTGCCGTACCGCGCCGACCAGCCGCTGGACGTGCAGCTGCTGCAGCTGCTCGGGCAGAAACTGGACCTGCTGGGCGATGCCAACTTCATCGACCTGGCGCGTGTGGCGATGGCCGAGATCATCCATTCGCCCGAGCGTGCGCAGGCGATTGTCTGCCGCATGGGCGAAAAGGAAGGTGGCGTGAGCGCATGGATCCGCGCCGCCATCGCCGATGGACGCCTGCGTGAGGTCGATCCGGAATTCGCCGACCACCAACTGCAGGGCCTGGTGAAGGGCTTCGCGTTCTGGCCGCAGGTCACCATGGGCCAGCCGCCGCTGGGCCCGGTCGAACGGCGCAAGGTCGCCGAATCGGCGGTGGCGATGTTCCTGGGGTTCTACGCACGCTGA
- a CDS encoding aminoglycoside phosphotransferase family protein, with product MSFASAQQINEVLQQSYGITATAVVPRVVGADANASVFRIDARGSQWWLKCRSYQVAPQVWDGLHWLRGTLGIEEIVAPWPAMTGGASVQRWGLQFTLFPYIEGQSGFEAPLSAAQWQRLGQILRRLHTAQLPEALAEGLPRQSLCCEALEMVGHWLQEPAALPAAQDRWGRAFHAVWALQRVRITALHRRALALQQALAEREPLLHPCHTDLHAGNLLMGHDGALHLIDWDGLSLAPRERDLMFVGAAVGGRWGRERPQGFAEGYGDDLGDAQWIAWYRHVRILEDLVAFQQMLMGVEGGYRPPQQRRQALHHLGELFAPGNVFCAAERAYSAV from the coding sequence ATGTCCTTCGCGTCGGCGCAGCAGATCAATGAAGTACTGCAGCAGTCCTACGGCATCACCGCCACCGCGGTGGTCCCGCGCGTGGTGGGTGCCGACGCCAACGCGAGCGTGTTCCGCATCGATGCGCGCGGCAGCCAGTGGTGGTTGAAGTGCCGCAGCTACCAGGTGGCGCCGCAGGTGTGGGACGGTCTGCACTGGCTGCGCGGCACGCTGGGCATCGAGGAGATCGTGGCACCGTGGCCGGCCATGACCGGTGGTGCGTCGGTGCAGCGCTGGGGCCTGCAGTTCACGCTGTTCCCGTATATCGAAGGGCAGTCCGGTTTCGAAGCGCCGTTGAGTGCGGCGCAATGGCAGCGTCTGGGTCAAATTCTCCGCCGCCTGCACACGGCGCAGCTGCCGGAGGCGCTGGCCGAAGGACTGCCGCGGCAATCGCTGTGCTGCGAGGCACTTGAGATGGTAGGGCACTGGCTGCAGGAACCGGCGGCATTGCCCGCCGCGCAGGATCGCTGGGGGCGTGCCTTCCACGCGGTGTGGGCGCTACAGCGCGTGCGCATCACCGCGCTGCACCGGCGTGCGCTGGCGCTGCAGCAGGCGCTGGCCGAGCGTGAGCCGCTGCTGCATCCCTGCCATACCGATCTGCACGCGGGGAACCTGCTGATGGGGCACGACGGGGCGCTGCACCTGATCGACTGGGACGGTCTGTCACTGGCGCCGCGCGAGCGCGACCTGATGTTCGTCGGGGCAGCAGTGGGTGGCCGCTGGGGGCGCGAGCGCCCGCAGGGGTTTGCCGAGGGGTATGGCGATGACCTGGGCGATGCGCAGTGGATCGCGTGGTATCGGCATGTGCGCATCCTGGAGGATCTGGTGGCGTTCCAGCAGATGCTGATGGGCGTGGAGGGCGGTTACCGGCCGCCGCAGCAGCGTCGGCAGGCGCTGCATCATCTGGGCGAGCTGTTCGCACCGGGGAATGTGTTCTGCGCGGCAGAACGGGCCTACAGCGCGGTGTAG